From Panicum hallii strain FIL2 chromosome 2, PHallii_v3.1, whole genome shotgun sequence, a single genomic window includes:
- the LOC112879345 gene encoding histone H2B.9-like, which yields MAPKRRSGGKVVGSVVKTKVVQETVEVTTAFVADGEPGQRATEDLALAPPAVDASGGSRSRVVHIEQATSKRGRGGRREEEKPAPPAEEAAQEPPVAQSQETQDPNEEQEEEEDAGKKKKKKKPPQQELQDEEPPETPRVASERKTAAAKRTPQQQQKRGGGGAGGGDKTKTTKAKKGGRRRLGQASPGGDAGMGGVGGYKRYVWRVLKQVHPELGVSGNAMRVLDMMMADMFERLADEAARLSKVSGRATLSSREVQSAVRLVLPGELSRHAMSEGTKAISKYMSYDA from the exons ATGGCTCCCAAGCGGCGTAGCGGTGGCAAGGTGGTCGGCTCCGTGGTGAAGACCAAGGTGGTGCAGGAGACCGTGGAGGTCACCACCGCCTTTGTCGCCGACGGCGAGCCGGGGCAGCGAGCCACGGAGGATCTGGCCCTCGCGCCACCCGCCGTGGACGCCTCCGGCGGCTCCAGGAGTAGGGTCGTCCACATCGAG CAGGCCACCAGCAAGAGAGGCCGTGGTGGCCGGCGCGAGGAGGAGAAGCCAGCGCCTCCTGCTGAAGAAGCAGCGCAAGAACCGCCCGTGGCGCAGAGCCAGGAGACACAGGACCCCAacgaggagcaggaggaggaggaggacgccggcaagaagaagaagaagaagaagccgccGCAGCAGGAGCTGCAAGACGAGGAGCCGCCGGAGACGCCGCGGGTGGCGTCGGAGAGGAAGACGGCAGCAGCAAAGAGgacgccgcagcagcagcagaagcggggcggcggaggcgctggcggcggcgacAAGACGAAGACCACTAAGGCGAAgaagggagggcggcggcggctggggcaGGCGAGCCCCGGCGGTGATGCCGGCatgggcggcgtgggcgggTACAAGCGGTACGTGTGGCGCGTGCTGAAGCAGGTGCACCCGGAGCTGGGGGTGTCGGGGAACGCTATGCGGGTGCTGGACATGATGATGGCGGACATGTTCGAGCGCCTCGCGGACGAGGCGGCGCGGCTGTCCAAGGTGTCCGGCAGGGCGACGCTGAGCTCCCGCGAGGTGCAGAGCGCCGTCAGGTTGGTGCTCCCCGGGGAACTCAGCAGGCACGCCATGTCCGAGGGCACCAAGGCCATCTCCAAGTACATGTCCTACGACGCCTAG